The following is a genomic window from Pseudothermotoga thermarum DSM 5069.
AGCTCTCTTGTCATGTCTTCTGCCTCTGGGATTTGCTGGAAAATCCTGCGTTTAAGCTCTGAAAAATTCTTTGTAAAGGTAACATAATCTGCAGATAAATCAATAGAAAGATAGTTTGCAAAACGGGTCGGCACGACTATCAAATCGTATTCGGGAGCATCGTTGACTTTCCCAAAGAAGTATCCAACTCCATCTTCTCCTGTTACCCTTCCTCTGAATTTGTATTTGACAAAGTAAAAATCCATTATTTTATCACTCCTTGGCTAGAACATAGCCGCCAGATGGTACGACGTTCGTTGCAAAATCTTCTTTTTTCACCGAAATACCTATCACGCAATTTTTTCCAATTCTGCATTTTGCCGGAATGGTTGAATACATGCCTACCACAGTTATCCTACCAGTGTAAACCTCAGGATCCAATTGGTTAACGGCATCTTCTCCCTCTCCTATTACAACCTCATCTTCTATAACCACATTTTCAGCTATTATGGCATCGACAATTTTGCAGTTTTTACCAATGTGAACGTTTGTCATAACAACGCTGTTTTTCACATAAGAATTTTCACCTATGTAGACACCTTGGAAAATCACGCTTCCTTCAACTGTTCCGTGGATCTCACATCCTTCGCTTATTATAGAATTCACTATTTTGGAGTTTGGAGAGCAGTATGCAGGTGGCATCTCCTCAGTTTGCGTGAAAAACCTCCAGTGTCTATCGTAAAGATTGAGCGGTGGTACTGGCCTGGTCAATTCCAAATTGCTTTCCCAATAAGATTGAATTGTTCCAACATCACGCCAATAACCTTCGAATTTGAAAGCGAAAATTCTTTCACCGTTTTTAACCATTTTCGGAATAATGTCCTTTCCAAAATCGTGTGAGCTTTTTTCATCATGTGCATCCTCGATTAAATGCTTTTTCAAAAAGTCCCAGTTGAAAACATAAATACCCAAAGAAACTAAATTTGATCTTGGCTTTGGTGGTTTTTCCTCAAAATCGACTATTCTGAAGTTCAAATCGGTTATCATTGTTCCAAATCTGCTGGCTTCCTCTATGGGAACTTCCATGCACGCTATAGTTCCGTCTGCTCCTTTCATTATGTGAAAATCTATCATATCGTTGTAATCCATCGCATAGACATGATCACCAGAAAGGATCAACACGTAATCAGGAGAATGCGAATCAACGTATTCAATGTTTTGATAAACCGCATCAGCAGTACCTTTGTACCACCCCGCAACTCCTCCTAGATAAGGCGGCAAGATCGTAACTCCTCCCTTTTTTCTGTCAAGATCCCAAGGTCTGCCTATGCCGATGTGACTTGTGAGAATGTGAGGGCGATACTGCGTCAAAACTCCAACGGTGTATATACCAGAATTTACACAGTTGCTGAGGGTAAAATCTATCAACCTGTATTTTCCACCAAAAGGAACAGCGGGTTTGGCTATTTTTTCCGTCAAGACCCCCAACCTTTTGCCATGCCCACCAGCCAAGATCAAAGCGACAACTTTTCTCATAAAGATCACCTCAGAGAACCGCTCTTTTTTCCAAAACAGCCAAACTTTCTTGTTGACCTATCAGCTTCATCTCTTGCCTGATCAAAACTTCTTTATCGAGTATTGCATTTTTGACGACTGCTCCTTCCTCTATAACCGTGTCTTGCATTACCACGGCGTTTTGAACAACAGCGCCTGCCTTTACAACAACTCCGCGGAACAAAACAGAGTTTTCAACGTATCCATTGACAATGCAACCATCTGAAACAATGCTGTTTCTGACAACAGTGGTACTTCCTATTTTTGGTGGTGGAAGATCTTTTAACTTTGTATAAACCTTTCCATACTTGTAAAACAACTCATCCCTAATTTCTTTCTTAAGACCGTCCATGTTTATTCTGAAATATTCGTTTATGCCTTTTTTGACGTTTCTCCAATATCCTTTGAAGAGATATCCATTTACCCTAAGTCTGTCCAACTCTGAAATGATTATGTTCAAAAGATCCGTTTCACCTTTGGTCACGTAAGCGTACAAAAGTTCCATGAGAAGATATTTGTTCATGAAATAGATTCCCAAGAAAGCCAAATTGCCTTTTGGATTTTTTGGTTTTTCCTCTATTTCAACGATTCTATGTCCGTTCATTTGCACAATTCCATACTGACTCAAGTTGTATGTTTCATCCAGTTCCTTAACAAGAAGGGTGATATCCGCATCGGTTGCAAAGTGAAAATCAAAAACCTCTGTAAAATCTATTTTGTAGATGTGATCTCCTGAACCAATCAAAACGTAATCTTCTTCTCCACGCCTTAAAAGCGTCATGTTTTGAAAAATTGCATCGGCGGTGCCTTTGTACCAATATTGACCCTCCGCGCTCACGTAAGGTTGCAAGATAAATAGGCCACCGTTCTTCCTGTCAAGATCCCATTCCTTTCCCGAGCCAAGATGGTCCATCAAACTCCTTGGGTTGTACTGCGTTAAAACACCAACCTTCTTTATACCGGCATTTACCATGTTGCTCAAAGTAAAGTCTATGGCGCGGTATTTACCAAAAACCGGTAAAGCAGCGCTTGCTCTTTTCAGAACAAGTGGACCCAGATTCTCACCGGCACCACCTGCAAGTATCAATCCAAGGACTTTCAAGATAATCCCTCCATGAGTTTATTTTACCATCATCTAGACAGAAAAAACCGATGTTGTACAATTTTCAAGGAGGTATTTTCATGTGGTATCCAGGGCACATGGCAAAGGCTGCAAGAATGTTAGAGAAAATTAAAAAACACATAGACCTTTTCGTGGAGCTTTTGGATGCAAGAGCCCCGATTGCAACTCGTTCTTACGATAGAAACATAATCAAAGGCAAAAGAAACGTGATTTTGTTGACAAAATCCGATCTAGCCGATCCTGTTTTGACACAGAAATGGAAAAAGTTTTTCGAATCAAAGGGCGAAAACGTTTTCGTTGTAGATAAAAACTCTTCAAGACAAAGTTTGATCAACTTCATATCGAAATTTGCCCCAAAAAACTCGTTGATAGCCATAGTCGGTTGTCCAAACGTTGGGAAATCCACCGTGATAAACAAACTCAAAGGAACAAGGTCTGCAAAGGTTGGAGCTGTACCTGGAATTACCCGTGGATTACAGTGGTTTTCAGTTGAAGATCTTTTCAGAGTTCTGGATACACCTGGATTGCTCTTACCAAAAATTTCTGAGATTGAAACGGCGGCAAAACTTTTGCTTGTGGGATCTCTTCCGCTTGAATTGACCCCACCAGAAGTTCTTCAGAAAGCCTACGAGATATACGCAAAATTGACAAAGAAGGATTCTGTTTCGTTCGATGAATTCATCGAAGCTTATGCTTTGGAAAAAAAGATGTTGGCAAAAGGTGGGGTGTTGGACAAAGAGAGAGCTATTGTTAGTTTTTTCAACAACATTTCTCAAGGAAAAATTGGTAGAATCACTTTTGAAATACCACAGGAGGCGATAGAAGATAAAAGCGATAGTTTACCTTCCGCTTGATCCAGAAAAAGCGAAAATTTCAAATTTACCGATTAAGCTGCCAGTATTGGTTGAAGATTTACCTTTGATCATCGAAGCAAACCAAATTCCTTTGGACGTGATCGTTCGAGGACTCGAAGCTCAGTATGAATTAACAAAGGACGAATACTATGCGAGTTATTTGGTTTACTTTTACTACGAAAAACTCAAAGAAGCTCTAAACAAAGAAGATCTTCAAAAAGCCGAAGAATACCTTGAAAAGGCTGGAAAAATTTCCAAAGATTATCGCTACGATTTCTTCAAAGCTTTGATTGCGGCAAAGGTAAAGGACTATGAATCGGCTGAAATTTTTCTAAGGTCCTGCCTTTCCAAACACGACAAATTTTCCTTAGCTTACTTTGAACTTGGCAATATTTTGATGGCAAAAAAGGAATATGAAGATGCCATCTTGCAGTATCAAAAAGCTTTTGAATGCGACAAAAATTTCCTATTACCCTTGTTGAAAATCGGTGATTGTTATGTGGAAATGGGCGAACTAAGACAAGCTCAAGATTTTTATCAGGCTATTGTTCAACGTGATCCAGAATTTCAACAAGCCCACGCGAGGTTAGGAGTAGTCTTGAACCTGCTTCAGAAATTTTCCCACGCTGAGAAAGCTTTGAAAAAAGCCATTCAACTTGATCCAGAAGATCTAAACAGCACCTTTAATTTGTGCTACACGCTCACCAAGCTTGGAAAACATTTCGAGGCTTTACAGCTTTTGAAGAAGTTGGTTGAAAAAGATCCAAACAACGTGGCGTTCTTGGTTGAGTATGCTCTTGAACTTAGAAGGGTAGGACTTTACGAAGAAGCCGTTGAAACAATAGAAAAAGCATACCAACTTAGCCAGGAATCGTACGTTGCCTACAACCGCGCGATACTGACACTTTTCGTGGACTTCCAGCGCGGCATCAAAATGTTGAAAGATTTGTCCGAAGAGTACTCTGGAAAAGCGGAGGAACTGGAAAATTTCTTAAGATTTTGGAAGCCAAAGTTAAAACCAGTTGGAATAATCGAACAAAAACTAGAGTTGATAAAAAAATCCATGCATCTTGGGAAATTGAATTTGGTGCGGCTAGCTCATCTTTTACCAGTTTCAGAAAGAATAATCGCACTAAGACAAGGTATCGTTCCAGGTTACGATACCGACGTTGACACTGTAAAAGACATTGAGCTAGTGATCGCAACGATATTTGCCAGCAACTTCGATCCCATTGAAATAGAAAAGAACGCTACAAAGATATCCGTTGGTTTGTATGGCAGCGGAATAATGCTAGCAGTTGCAATAGCCCTTGCGAGATTGTACATATTCATCGAATCAAACGAGGTTTTCAATCTTCAGGAATTTTTGAGAGAATGCATCCCAGACATTCAAGAATACCATTGGAACTTAGCTTTGAGAATGTCCAGATTGGAGGAAGAAGAGAGCTTCAGTTTTGAAGAAATAGATTTTGACAAAATCGAAACTGGTTCAGACTTTTTGATAACCTTGATCAAAACCTTGGCTACAGAACCTTCGCTGCAAGAGGTTGAAACTATATCCAACGAGGTCTTCAAGGATACAATAAAAAGCTTTCTGAAAAAAGAGTGATGGAGGTGATTCTGTGAACTACGACAGACAGGAAATTCTAAAAGAACTAGTTCAACCAGCTCAAACCAAGATAGTGCTTCTTGTGATGGATGGCGTAGGTGATATTCCACAAGACTCAACTGGAACGGCCCTTCAAATGGCTAAAAAACCGAATTTGGATGCCTTGGCGCAAAAATCCGATCTTGGACAAACCATTCCCGTTTTGCCTGGTATAACTCCTGGAAGTGGTCCTGGACATTTGAGCTTGTTCGGCTATGATCCGATCAAGTATCAAATTGGAAGAGGTATCCTTGAGGCACTTGGGAGCAACGTGGATGTTGGAGAAAAAGACGTTGTGGCAAGGGCAAACTTCGCTACGGTGAAAGATGGTGTAGTTGTTGACAGAAGAGCAGGTAGACCGAGTACAGAGGAAAGTGCAAAGGTTGTGGCTAAACTTGCTGAACAGATTAAAAAGATCGAAGATGTTGAGATTCGATTTTATCCTGGCAAAGAACACCGTTTTGTGGTGAAGTTTACGGGAGAAGATCTTGACGATCAACTTACCGATGCCGATCCTCAAAAAGATGGCAAACCGATTGTTTACACAGAACCGTTGCGACCTCAGGCAGAAAAAACCGCAAAGATAGTCAATCAATTGATGAACAAAATAGCCGAAGTGCTCAAAGATGAACCGAAGATGAACTTTGCTTTGATCAGGGGATTTTCGAAATATCCAAAACTTCCGCTTTTCCCAGAGGTCTACAAATTGAAAGCTGCAGCGATAGCAACTTATCCAATGTATCGTGGAATAGCAAAACTAGTGGGAATGGAAGTTTTGGAAACAGGATCAACGGTGGAAGACGAAATAAAGACTTTGAAAGAAAACTGGGAAAAGTACGACTTTTTCTACCTGCACGTTAAAAAAACCGATTCTTACGGTGAAGATGGCAATTTGCAAGATAAGGTGCACGTCATAGAAGAAGTTGATCGATTTATACCCGAGATTTTGTCCTTAAATCCAGATGTTTTCGTTGTAACCGGTGATCATTCCACACCTGCTGCCTTGAAATCACACAGCTGGCACCCTGTTCCGTTCATGATTTACTCAAAATATACCAGAAGAGGTTTGAGCAAAGCCTTTGATGAATTCGAATGCGCCCGCGGATCACTTGGAACCTTTTACGCAATCGATGCAATGGGGTTGATCCTAGCCCACGCGCTTAGACTCGAAAAGTTCGGCGCATGAGATATGCCTGGCTGATTTGTTTCATAGGCTTGATGACTGGGGTGATAATAACCCCAGTCATCTTTTTGCTTCTTTTACCGTTGATTTTTGTTAGAAAAAACTACATCAAACTATACGTTGTTTGTGTTGCATTAGGATTTTTGCTTTCACAAGGTTCAAAACTGAACAAAGAAATCGAAGTGGTTGGGTTTGTGACTGTGAAAAAATCGAATTACTGCATTGCAACCAATGTTAGGTACTATCAAAATGGAAAGTGGAAACGGTTGAAACACGATTTGAAAATACTTGAGGCGAAAATCGAAGCTGGTAAGGAATTTTACGCATTTGGAAATATTTCAACAACCTTTTCTTACCCAAGGTATGTTCTTAAACCTATATTCTGCGAAACTTCACCATACACCGCCAAAGGTTTGTGGAAAATTTTATCCATCTTGCAAGATTGGAAGAAAGACCAACAAAAACTCATAGAAGAAGCTTTACCGAACCACGCTAAAACAATCAACGGATTAATTTTCAGCGATGGTAATTTTGATAAAGCCGAATCGGAAAAGATAGCGAAAAGTGGTCTTGGACATTTGTTCGCGGTATCTGGCCTTCACGTTGGAATAGTTTACGCGGCTTTTGAAATTTTGATCAGCTTTTTTACCTACAAGTTCTATCTTAGAAGATCCATAAGCACAATCTTTGCGATTTTGTTTGCCCTTTCAACGGGTCCAACCCCATCTGCACTCAGAGCAGCGTTAATGCTTGCGATTTGGAATCTTTTTAAGATCTTGGATTATCCCATAGAACCACTGAACGTGTTGGGAATAGTTGGAGCCGTTAATATTTTGCTTGAACCATACTCTGTGTTATCGCTATCTTTCTTGATGAGCTATTCAGCCACTGGTGCAATTTTATTTTTCCTTCCAAAGTTGAAAAAGTCTTCAAAATTGCTTCAACCTTTCGCTGTATCCTTGTCGGCTTTTCTAGGTGTGGCGCCTTTTTTGAGCCTGTTTTCGTACGTTAACTTTTTATCTCCTTTTGTTGGAATCGTTGCAACGTTTGCAATTACTCCTTTGCTTTGGGGAATTTGTACTTCGCTTGTTCTTAACCTCATAGGACTTAGATCATTAGCACTTTTAACAACGAAGGGCACGTGGCCCTTCGCTTTTGTTGCTGAAAAACTTTTGGATTTTTCACTGATTTTTCCATCAGTTCACTTTGGTATTTTCGGTTATGTGTTGTTTGTTGGAATACTGCTGTTTTCAGTTTGGCATTTTGGGCACAAACCGTAAAATTTTATGTCGTGATAATCTATGATATATCCAGTTTTGCTTGCAACGTTTTTAACCAACTCGTTGACAAGTTTTTCATCTATCTCGGCAATGTTTCCACAGTTTTTACAGATTATATGTTGATGCAAGGTATCTTTATTTTGAGCTGCCAATTCGTACCTGTATATTCCCTCTCCAAACTCAAGTTTTCTTAGAAAACCTAACTTTGAAAGCAATTCAACCGTCCTATAGACCGTTGCCTTGCTTATTCTGTACCTTTTTTCGATGAGTTTTCTATAAACATCCTCAGCTCCGAGATGTTTTTCATCGGACTCTGCAAAGATTTTTAAAATTATTTCCCTTTGGGCGGTCATTCTATACTTTTTTGAACGCAATTCTTTTCTTAAAGCTTCATAAATGAACAACTTCTTTACCTCCCTTCATGCGTTCATGATAGGTTTTATGTCTATCTTCCATCCGGTCAACTTTGCTGCCAGTCTTGCGTTCTGCCCACCTTTCCCAATCGCAAGCGAAAGCTGAGTGGGTGGAACAAGAACTCTTGCCACTTTTTTCTCGCTGTCAAGTATTTCAACGTTTACAACCGATGCAGGTGCAAGTGCATTTGCTATCAACTGCCTTGAATCGTCTGACCACTTGAATATATCCACCTTTTCACCTTTCAGTTCTCTCAGTACAGCTGCAATTCTACCTCCACCTTCTCCAATGCAAGCTCCAACTGGATCAACCTGTGGGTTGGTCGAAACAACGGCAACTTTCGTCCTTATGCCAGGCTCTCTCGCGATCGCCACAACTTTAACTATACCGGCTTCCACTTCTGGTACTTCCAATCTAAGCAGTCCAATCACAAACTCTGGACAAGCTCTGGAGACGATCAGTTTTGGACCTTTCTTGTCCTTTACAACTTCCTGAACGTAAACTTTCACCAAATCACCAGGTTTGAAAGTCTCGTCGTCTATCCATTCTTTTTTCAAAAGCCTTGTTTCAAGCTTTCCAATCCTCAAATCAACCCAATCGGGTGTAACCCTTATGACCTCTGCCGTCGTGATGTTTCCAGCAAGCTGGCTGTAGTATTCATACTGCTTCTCCTTTTCAAGTTCACGAATTCTCTGTATCAAAACTTGTTTAGCAGTTTGAGCGGCTATTCTTCCAAAATTTTTCACGTTGATTTTTTTGTACACTTTCTGCCCAATTTCTGCAGAAGGGTTTATCTTCCTTGCCTCTTCAAGCGAAATTTGAGTGAGAGGATCTTTTGGCTCTTCCACGACTTCGAAAACTTGGAATAACTGGATATCCCCAGTCATTGGATCTATCTTCACTTCAACGTTTTTCGCTGTACCAAAGTTCTTCTTGTAAGCGCTCACCAAAGCTTTTTCTAAGATTGATATAACCTCGTCCTTTGCTATACCCTTTTCTTGTTCAAGTTGATCAAGTGCTTCCAAAAGATTTATGTTCATGCTTCATCCCTCCTTAGAATTCAACTTCAAGCCTTGCTTTTTTTATCTGCGACAGTTTCAAAACTACCTCTCCTTGATCAGTGTTGACTTTTAGTTCATCTTCAGATAACTCTCCTATATGACCTGTTACAACCTTCCCTTCACTTAACCAAAACTTTGCAAGTCTTCCAGCAAAACGTTTGTAATCTTTAGGGCCTCGAAGCGGCCTGTCCAAACCCGGTGACGAGACCTCAAGGATATAGCTTGTCGGTATCAAATCCTCGTGAAGGTCTAAATATTTTCCAACCTCATTCGAAACTTGTTCACACTGGCGGATGCTGACATACCCATTTGGATCGTCTATGACGATCTTTAAAGTCCACTTTCCTCTCTGTTTTGTGAAAGACATGTCAAAAAGTTCTAGTCCAAAACCTTCCAGTATATCCACAACAACGGGTCTAAGTTTTTCAACGATTTCTTCCACAAAAATCACCTCCTTATTGAAAAACCGGGACATACGTCCCGGTACCTGTTTGGCGGAGAGGGTGGGATTTGAACCCACGGGTGGGTTTTGCCCACCACACGCTCTCCAGGCGTGCGCCTTAGACCGCTCGGCCACCTCTCCGTTAAATGATGGTGTATCTCAAAGTATACACATAAATTTATACCATATTAAAACAAAATAGGCAAGTCCAAATGTCTAGGTGAAAGATTTTTCACCGCTGTTGAATATATTTTATACGCTCTCTTGATTTTTTTGAAGTATAATGTAAAATATTTTGAGGTAGCACTTTAAAAAGGGGTGAGCACATACTAAAACAAAGTAAAAAAACCAGCAACCTTTTACTTTTTGTCACGGGAAGATTTGAATCACTTCTTGGATGGTCGGCTTTGATGGTAGCTTTACCGTTGTACATCCTTGATCTGACTGGTTCTGGAACGATGATGGGAATTTTCACCCTTGTGGGAAGCCTGCCAAGATTCTTCATACCTTCATACTCCCTTTTGCCGGTGTGATAGGAGATAGACTCAACAGAAAGCATCTGATGGTTTACCTTGATCTTGCCAAGGGGCTTGCTTTGACAATCGCCTTTTTGTTTGCAACAATGAACAGGTTGAATTTCTCTGCGTTACTCATTTTTTATGGGATATTTGGAATCATAAGTGCACTTTTTGACGCGCCAACTTCTGCGATGCTCGCAGATTTGGTTGAACCTGAAAAATTAAGGCAAGCAGCTTCTTTGAATTCCGCAGCTGCTTCAATAGCTCAAATGATTGGACCGGCAATTGGTGGAGTTCTCTATGGACTGGCAGGGATCAAAAATGTCTTGCTTTTTACCGCAATCTTTTATTTTCTGTCCGCATTGAGTGAGATGTTTATTAAATACGAGTACAGAAAGAGAGGCGGAAAGATCAGGGTATTCAAAGAAATCAGCGAAAGCGTCAAATTCTTGCTCAGACACAGAGGACTGAAGTTCCTTTTCGCATTTGCAGCAGCGTTAAACTTCTTTTCCGCGCCATTTTTTGCTGTCATTTTTCCTTACCTTTTTAGACAAGAACTTTGCTTTCCACCTCAGGCTTTCGGTGTACTTCAAACGATGCTTATGGTGGGAGTACTTTTCGGTAGCATACTGACAGGAACAGTATTTTCAAAAACAAGTTCAAGAAAACTCATCACCCTGGGCTTGATATCCCAAACATTTTTGGGTTGTATCGTTACAATAACGCTTTGGTGGCTAAGTTCAGCAGGATTAGCTTTGATTGCGACAATTTCCTATTCATCATTTGTTGTCATGGGTATCCTGAATATGATGGTAAACATTCCAATAAACGCTAATCTACAACTTTTGATACCATCCGAAATGCGCTCGAGAGTGCTGTCTACTCTGACTTTTGTTGCAAGCGGCTTGACTCCGCTTGGATCGTTGATAGGAGGCTTGCTTATAGACAAGATGAATGTGTTTGCACTTCTTCTTGTTTTGAATTTGATACTCTTTGGAATTTCTATGATTTTCGTTTCCACCGCGCCTAAGGAAGCTTTCTTAGCGTCCGAGGTTCAAGAAGCATCTGGTTGAACAAATCAAAAATGTGTAGAATATTTCTTGAGGTGATTGTTATGAGAACGAACAAAGACAAACTTGTCATGATCTCTGTTCAAGGTACGATAGCCAAGCCCGAGCATACCGGAAGACATTCGGTTGCACATGACGGAACCCCTTTTATGTTACCTGGTACCGGTGGTATAACTTACAACGTCAGGGTTGGAGATCCTGTTTTCGGTTGGGCTGCAGATCACGTTGAACCAGGTGTTTCAACAATTCTTGACCAAGAAAAAAGAGAATCACCAACAAACCGTGGCTACAACTTCTATGCATGCATTGGTAATGAAGCGAAGGTTGTTACGGGAGATGCGAAGGGAGCCAAAGGCGTGGTGATAGGTCACCACGGTGGAGCAGAACACGTGTTGATCGATTTCCCAGAAGAAGTCTTGGAAAAACTAACTTTGGACGACAAAATATTGATAAAAGCTTTCGGTCAGGGTTTGAAGCTCCTTGATTATCCGGATGTACACGTTTACAACATCGATCCAAATTTGCTTGAAAAATTTGGAATCATCGAGAAAAATGGGGAATTACACATTCCAGTTGTTGCCGTCGTACCAGCATTCTTGATGGGCTCAGGGATTGGATCAA
Proteins encoded in this region:
- a CDS encoding DUF4438 domain-containing protein; the protein is MRTNKDKLVMISVQGTIAKPEHTGRHSVAHDGTPFMLPGTGGITYNVRVGDPVFGWAADHVEPGVSTILDQEKRESPTNRGYNFYACIGNEAKVVTGDAKGAKGVVIGHHGGAEHVLIDFPEEVLEKLTLDDKILIKAFGQGLKLLDYPDVHVYNIDPNLLEKFGIIEKNGELHIPVVAVVPAFLMGSGIGSTSMGTGDYDIMTADEVTLRDYGLDKLRFGDIVYIQDHDNSFGRCYRKGAATIGVVIHSDCKYAGHGPGVTTFMTCAKPILKPIICPDANIGKILKIGRFEEK